The proteins below are encoded in one region of Acidobacteriota bacterium:
- a CDS encoding DUF5671 domain-containing protein produces MDQQLAAFIDHARAKGMDHATIRMLLLSAGWKEKDIARALTAQALDVPVPTPPDLGGAREAFMLVLTFAALYTAVSYALTLIFSYVDLKLPDLATTPYAQLQSEADRAVIPVAMAAVFVAFPLMIWLSSTLLREMRAMPDKARSPLRRQLTYLTLFLAAGMMAVDVIMLVAYLLQGELSTRFLLKVAAVLIVGGACFTYYLKSLKMSHDQMQKTTFHRWFGWSTSIIVAASLIGGLFVVGPPATERLRRFDAQRVGDIKIISEEVFNVSVGPAWRNPATPLTLKQPLPRSLDEVLAAARQRRPRISDPKTGTAYEYQVLGESTFRVCATFEQARDEAGDVAWNHPAGRRCFDFDALNPRR; encoded by the coding sequence ATGGACCAGCAGCTTGCAGCGTTTATCGACCATGCCCGGGCCAAAGGCATGGACCATGCAACGATTCGCATGCTCCTGTTGTCGGCGGGGTGGAAGGAAAAGGACATCGCTCGGGCACTCACGGCGCAGGCGCTCGATGTCCCGGTGCCGACACCGCCCGATCTCGGCGGCGCGCGCGAAGCGTTCATGCTCGTGTTGACGTTTGCCGCGCTCTACACGGCCGTCAGCTACGCGCTGACGCTGATTTTCAGCTACGTCGACCTCAAGCTGCCGGATCTGGCGACCACACCGTACGCGCAACTGCAGTCGGAAGCCGATCGGGCGGTCATCCCCGTGGCCATGGCCGCGGTGTTCGTGGCGTTCCCGCTGATGATATGGTTGTCGTCGACGCTCCTGCGCGAGATGAGAGCCATGCCCGACAAGGCGCGCAGCCCGCTTCGGCGCCAACTGACCTACCTCACGTTGTTCCTGGCGGCCGGCATGATGGCCGTCGACGTGATCATGCTGGTCGCGTACCTGCTGCAGGGGGAACTCTCAACCAGGTTCCTGCTCAAGGTTGCAGCCGTGCTGATAGTGGGCGGCGCATGCTTCACCTACTACCTCAAGTCGCTCAAGATGTCGCACGACCAGATGCAGAAGACCACGTTCCACCGGTGGTTCGGCTGGAGTACGTCCATCATCGTAGCGGCGAGTCTTATTGGCGGCCTGTTCGTCGTGGGACCGCCGGCGACCGAACGGCTCAGGCGGTTCGACGCCCAGCGGGTCGGCGACATCAAGATCATCTCCGAAGAGGTGTTCAACGTGTCGGTCGGACCAGCCTGGCGCAACCCTGCCACGCCTCTCACGTTGAAGCAACCACTGCCCCGGTCGCTCGACGAGGTGCTGGCGGCGGCACGGCAGCGCCGACCACGCATCTCCGATCCGAAGACGGGAACAGCCTACGAGTATCAGGTACTGGGGGAATCCACGTTCCGGGTGTGCGCCACCTTCGAGCAGGCACGCGACGAAGCCGGAGATGTGGCCTGGAATCATCCGGCGGGACGCCGCTGCTTCGACTTTGACGCGCTGAACCCGCGCCGGTGA
- a CDS encoding DNA-binding protein has product MSHDNEAAPRSVRGRQLACPICKGTQFFTRAYLLNTRVATFFNFDWANRSAHTFICEQCGHIMWFAAEGEGES; this is encoded by the coding sequence ATGAGCCACGATAACGAGGCCGCGCCGCGATCGGTGCGTGGGCGGCAACTGGCGTGTCCGATCTGCAAGGGCACGCAATTCTTCACCCGTGCGTACCTGCTGAACACGCGGGTGGCCACGTTCTTCAACTTCGACTGGGCGAACCGATCCGCTCACACGTTCATTTGCGAGCAGTGCGGCCACATCATGTGGTTCGCCGCCGAAGGCGAAGGCGAGAGCTAG
- a CDS encoding S46 family peptidase, producing the protein MKRAVFISLVAVILAVTVTGLVGDEGMWTFDNPPRKLIKEKYGFDITDQWLEHIRLSAVRVSGASASFVSPDGLLLTNQHVGRDQVAKLSTPQRDLIKDGFYAATREGELTCTDFEANVLVSYEEVTKRVQGAVKAGATDKDANAQRKAEMATVEKECSVQTGLKCEVITLYSGGEYWLYRNKKYTDIRLVFAPEQDIAYFGGDYDNFTYPRWNFDITLFRVYENGQPLKSEHFLKWSKNGAAEGELIFAPGYPGATARLLTVGQLKYQRDLGNPLQMQVWTSRRDALVRYQALGAEQARRGSTPRLGLENSIKRLIGQQDGLKNPRIFKKKEGDESALRAKVAATVEWQKLYAPAWDQIAMAYAALPAYAKRIAFSNLTASRLAGMASTIVRYADEIPKASTQRYPEFTDARLEGLKFSLFSSAPIYLDMEEAQLTAWLDEGLKTLGPADSFVKAALGGQSPAALAKQVLAGTKLTDVAARKALIEGGPAAIKASTDPLIDLARRVEPIIRGLRAWQEEKIQSVESSAGEKIARARFAAYGKTVYPDANSNLRFEFGTVLGYELGSTLVPYRTTFFGLYERAAAFNEKAPFTLPARWREGRTKLDLATPFNFVYTADTIGGNSGTPIINRNAEVVGVNFDSNIQKLPNRYMYIDDAEGSRAIGVHSAGIIEGLKKLYGADRLVAELTGGAR; encoded by the coding sequence ATGAAACGCGCCGTGTTCATCTCGCTCGTTGCCGTCATCCTCGCGGTGACAGTCACTGGTCTAGTCGGCGACGAGGGCATGTGGACCTTCGACAACCCGCCGCGAAAACTCATCAAGGAGAAGTACGGGTTCGACATCACCGATCAGTGGCTCGAGCACATCCGGCTGTCGGCGGTGCGTGTCTCGGGCGCATCGGCCTCGTTTGTGTCGCCGGACGGTCTGCTGCTCACCAACCAGCATGTCGGCCGCGACCAGGTCGCGAAGCTCTCGACGCCGCAGCGCGATCTGATCAAGGACGGGTTCTACGCCGCGACGCGCGAAGGGGAACTCACGTGCACCGACTTCGAGGCGAACGTGCTGGTGTCCTACGAGGAGGTGACCAAACGCGTGCAAGGGGCCGTGAAGGCCGGCGCGACCGACAAGGACGCGAATGCCCAGCGCAAGGCTGAGATGGCCACTGTCGAGAAGGAATGTTCGGTGCAGACCGGCCTCAAGTGCGAGGTCATCACGCTCTACAGTGGCGGCGAGTACTGGTTGTACCGGAACAAGAAGTACACGGACATCCGGCTCGTGTTCGCGCCCGAACAGGACATCGCCTATTTCGGCGGCGACTACGACAACTTCACGTATCCGCGCTGGAACTTCGACATCACGCTTTTCCGTGTGTACGAGAACGGCCAGCCGCTCAAGAGCGAGCACTTTCTCAAGTGGTCGAAAAATGGTGCGGCCGAGGGCGAGCTGATCTTCGCCCCGGGCTACCCGGGTGCGACGGCGCGGCTGTTGACGGTCGGCCAGCTCAAGTATCAGCGCGATCTTGGCAACCCCCTCCAGATGCAGGTGTGGACGTCGCGACGCGACGCGCTCGTCCGCTATCAGGCGCTCGGTGCCGAACAGGCCCGTCGCGGATCGACGCCGCGACTGGGGCTCGAGAACTCCATCAAGCGGCTCATCGGCCAGCAGGATGGGCTGAAGAATCCGCGGATCTTCAAGAAGAAGGAAGGTGACGAATCCGCGCTCCGGGCGAAGGTGGCGGCCACTGTCGAGTGGCAGAAGCTGTACGCACCGGCGTGGGATCAGATTGCGATGGCCTACGCGGCGCTTCCTGCCTATGCCAAGCGCATCGCCTTTTCCAACCTCACGGCTTCCCGCCTCGCGGGAATGGCCTCGACCATCGTTCGCTACGCCGACGAGATCCCGAAGGCGAGTACACAGCGTTATCCGGAATTCACCGACGCACGCCTGGAGGGCCTGAAGTTCAGCCTGTTTTCCTCGGCGCCCATCTATCTCGACATGGAGGAGGCGCAGTTGACGGCGTGGCTCGACGAGGGGCTCAAGACGCTCGGGCCCGCTGATTCGTTTGTGAAAGCGGCGCTCGGAGGCCAGTCACCAGCCGCCCTGGCGAAACAGGTGCTGGCCGGAACGAAGCTGACGGACGTCGCCGCGCGCAAGGCGCTTATCGAAGGTGGTCCGGCAGCCATCAAGGCGTCGACTGACCCCCTGATCGATCTGGCGCGTCGCGTCGAACCGATCATCCGCGGGCTGCGCGCCTGGCAGGAGGAGAAGATTCAGAGCGTCGAGTCGAGCGCCGGCGAGAAGATCGCTCGGGCGCGGTTTGCCGCCTACGGAAAGACCGTCTATCCGGATGCGAACTCGAACCTGCGGTTCGAGTTCGGCACGGTCCTCGGCTACGAGCTGGGTTCGACGCTCGTACCGTACAGGACGACGTTCTTCGGGCTGTACGAGCGGGCGGCGGCGTTCAACGAGAAGGCACCGTTCACGCTTCCGGCGCGCTGGCGAGAGGGACGAACCAAACTCGATCTGGCCACGCCATTCAACTTCGTTTACACGGCCGACACGATTGGCGGCAACTCGGGCACGCCCATCATCAACCGCAACGCCGAGGTCGTGGGCGTCAACTTCGACAGCAACATCCAGAAGCTGCCCAATCGCTACATGTACATTGACGACGCCGAAGGGTCGCGCGCCATTGGCGTGCATTCGGCCGGCATCATCGAGGGACTCAAGAAGCTGTACGGGGCGGACAGACTCGTCGCGGAGTTGACCGGCGGCGCCCGCTGA
- a CDS encoding serine hydrolase translates to MSNRRPRRWALLAWVVVTTVLVDVSMRAAAPGPQAAPARPAWAADVDRVFATFDSPDSPGCAVGLYKDGTIAYERGFGSADIEHNVPIAADTMFYAGSVSKQFTAMAVALAIKQGLFGLDDDIRKLIPELPDYGSPITVRHLIHHTSGLRDINTLMSIAGRRDEDAFDNDAVLRILARQKALNFKPGDEHLYSNSGYAMLALLVERAAHTSFAEFAAANIFAPLGMTATHFHTDLGRLVKNRALAYDRTALGAIRLNTPQNERAGAGGLFTSVHELLAWDENFYTGRVGGRDVIAQLETPGKLNGGSPLVYAWGLQVGTYRGLPIVEHAGALGGFRAHIIRFRGQHFSAALLCNASAINPAALSRRVADVYLKDVFTQPPPAPTGTSAQRGAAAAGPPTAYNAAETAGFAGAYYSDELETMYRVSVEGGEFLWLTRGVQRTRVPLQAGARDEFRGAGSTLRFERDAGGRVAGLTVDAGRIRGVLFAKQK, encoded by the coding sequence ATGTCGAACCGCCGGCCGCGCCGTTGGGCATTGTTGGCGTGGGTTGTTGTGACCACCGTGCTGGTGGATGTGTCGATGCGCGCAGCGGCGCCAGGCCCGCAGGCGGCGCCGGCGCGCCCGGCATGGGCCGCCGATGTCGACAGAGTGTTTGCCACGTTCGACAGTCCCGATTCTCCGGGTTGCGCGGTCGGGCTGTACAAGGACGGGACGATCGCATACGAGCGCGGTTTCGGCTCCGCCGATATCGAGCACAACGTGCCGATCGCGGCCGACACGATGTTCTATGCCGGATCGGTGTCGAAGCAGTTTACGGCGATGGCCGTGGCGCTCGCCATCAAGCAAGGGCTGTTCGGCCTTGATGATGACATCAGGAAGCTGATTCCCGAGCTTCCGGACTATGGCTCGCCGATCACGGTGAGGCATCTCATCCATCACACGAGCGGCCTTCGCGACATCAACACGCTGATGTCGATCGCCGGCCGGCGCGACGAGGATGCGTTCGACAACGATGCCGTGCTGCGGATCCTCGCGCGCCAGAAGGCGCTCAACTTCAAGCCGGGCGATGAGCATCTCTATTCGAATTCGGGCTACGCCATGCTCGCCCTGCTGGTCGAACGCGCGGCGCATACCAGCTTCGCGGAGTTCGCGGCCGCAAATATCTTCGCGCCCCTCGGCATGACGGCGACGCACTTCCATACAGATCTGGGCAGGCTCGTGAAGAATCGCGCCCTGGCCTACGATCGGACTGCGCTCGGGGCCATTCGACTCAACACGCCTCAGAACGAGCGAGCCGGCGCCGGCGGGCTCTTCACGAGCGTCCACGAACTGCTTGCGTGGGACGAGAATTTCTATACAGGCCGTGTCGGCGGCCGCGACGTCATCGCGCAACTGGAGACGCCAGGCAAGCTCAACGGCGGAAGCCCGCTCGTCTACGCGTGGGGGCTGCAGGTCGGCACCTACCGGGGGCTGCCGATTGTGGAACACGCGGGCGCGCTCGGAGGTTTTCGGGCGCACATCATCCGTTTTCGCGGGCAGCACTTTTCGGCGGCGCTGCTCTGCAACGCGAGCGCGATCAATCCGGCCGCCCTGAGTCGGCGCGTGGCCGACGTCTATCTGAAGGACGTGTTCACGCAGCCGCCACCGGCGCCAACTGGAACATCGGCTCAACGCGGGGCAGCGGCGGCCGGGCCACCGACCGCCTACAACGCGGCGGAAACCGCGGGATTTGCCGGCGCCTACTACAGCGACGAACTCGAGACGATGTACCGGGTGTCGGTCGAGGGCGGCGAGTTTCTATGGCTGACGCGCGGGGTGCAGCGAACCAGAGTACCCCTGCAGGCGGGCGCGCGCGACGAGTTCCGCGGCGCCGGTTCGACGCTTCGTTTCGAACGGGATGCTGGCGGCCGAGTCGCCGGCCTCACCGTCGACGCCGGCAGAATCCGGGGCGTCCTGTTTGCGAAACAGAAATAG